The following are from one region of the Neurospora crassa OR74A linkage group III, whole genome shotgun sequence genome:
- a CDS encoding vacuolar amino acid transporter 1, with translation MSSRNPTTWDQYERGGRSPGRTGSFSSVGNRSVQFENESLLGRSADANGYGEDGEWPQLRHRRSSITNRLSAVADIGGVNSIRSFTRSWQRAAGFSEVIPQRPSFVFAPDQAPIAAPPSGATPIQYGRSDLEAGEATPRSSLLRQHFESAAGSAPQNEVAEPSTTTTTTTTQRHSTDYREREAKALENELAQGFRVGSAGSIFAVPPHLATPPIVGSYGSIPDYGTTQSRGSMSRQSIDQVSVLWREPQEVPANVPDQEIPPILVKEVEQDGKIVLAVEGQSTLPQTVFNSINVLIGVGLLSLPMGIKYAGWLCGMVTLLLCALVTVYTAKLLAKCMDLDPSLITFSDLAFISFGRSARIATSILFTLELLAACVALIVLFADSLDLLFPGFLSVTGWKIICAVIMVPLNFLPLRLLSFTSIIGIFCCFSIVLILLTDGFLKPTAPGSLIEPAKTYMFPQNWLTLPLSFGLLMSPWGGHGVFPNIYRDMRHPYKYTKALKITFSFTYLLDATTAVAGLLMFGDGVRDEITSNILLEASYPKVLTFFMCAFVAIIPLTKIPLNARPIIATLEVLFGLHTTTVAESSGLVGRSMYFRGVMKIAIRALTIFCFLVISIVFPAFDSIMAFMGSALCFQICVILPVLFHLKLFGSSMSRREKIFNYFLLAVSITLSTVGTVWAFLPKSIFAPE, from the exons ATGTCGTCAAGAAACCCAACAACCTGGGACCAGTACGAGCGCGGGGGTCGGTCTCCCGGCAGAACTGGCAGTTTTTCCTCGGTGGGAAACAGGAGTGTTCAGTTCGAAAACGAGTCACTGCTTGGCCGCAGTGCTGACGCTAATGGTTACGGCGAGGATGGGGAATGGCCACAGTTGAGGCATAGGAG AtcttccatcaccaaccgtCTTTCCGCCGTGGCCGATATTGGAGGCGTGAACAGTATCCGCTCCTTCACCAGGAGTTGGCAGCGCGCCGCCGGCTTCAGCGAAGTCATCCCCCAACGCCCGTCCTTCGTTTTTGCCCCGGATCAAGCCCCAATAGCAGCGCCGCCCTCCGGCGCGACTCCCATTCAGTATGGAAGGAGTGATCTCGAAGCTGGCGAGGCGACGCCCCGGTCATCTCTGCTACGACAACACTTTGAATCTGCTGCCGGCTCTGCTCCTCAAAACGAAGTCGCGGAACCTagcacgacgacgacgacaacgacgacgcaACGGCATTCGACCGATTACCGAGAACGCGAGGCGAAGGCGCTCGAGAATGAGCTCGCCCAGGGGTTTCGTGTAGGAAGCGCAGGATCGATATTTGCGGTTCCGCCACACTTGGCTACTCCTCCGATCGTGGGCAGTTATGGGTCGATTCCTGATTATGGGACTACACAGTCCAGGGGCAGCATGAGCAGGCAATCGATAGATCAGGTCTCGGTTCTGTGGAGGGAACCCCAAGAAGTGCCGGCGAACGTGCCCGATCAGGAGATCCCGCCCATCTTGGTGAAGGAGGTTGAGCAGGACGGGAAGATCGTGTTGGCAGTTGAGGGACAGTCGACGCTCCCGCAAACGGTGTTTAACTCTATCAA TGTTCTCATTGGAGTTGGCCTCCTAAGTTTGCCAATGGGCATCAAATACGCCGGCTGGCTCTGCGGCATGGTCACTCTACTTCTATGTGCCCTCGTAACCGTCTATACCGCGAAGCTGTTGGCGAAATGCATGGATTTGGATCCTAGTTTGATCACCTTTTCCGACCTCGCCTTCATCTCGTTCGGCCGAAGTGCGCGCATAGCCACCAGTATTCTCTTTACGCTCGAGCTACTTGCTGCCTGCGTCGCCCTTATTGTTCTCTTTGCGGACTCTCTCGATCTTCTCTTCCCGGGCTTCCTGTCGGTCACAGGGTGGAAGATCATCTGTGCTGTTATTATGGTACCGCTGAACTTTTTGCCGTTGAGGCTGTTGAGCTTCACGAGCATTATTGGCATTTTCTGCTGCTTTTCAA TTGTCCTCATCTTGCTCACCGATGGCTTCCTCAAGCCTACAGCGCCTGGTTCCCTTATCGAGCCTGCCAAAACCTACATGTTTCCACAAAATTGGCTGACTTTGCCTCTCTCGTTTGGTCTGCTCATGTCTCCCTGGGGTGGCCATGGCGTATTCCCAAAT ATCTACCGAGACATGAGACATCCGTACAAGTACACAAAGGCTTTGAAAATCACCTTTTCGTTTACC TATCTCCTAGACGCAACCACAGCAGTCGCCGGTCTCCTCATGTTCGGTGACGGCGTCCGCGACGAAATCACATCCAACATCCTGCTCGAGGCCAGCTACCCCAAGGTCCTAACCTTTTTCATGTGCGCCTTCGTCGCCATCATCCCACTAACCAAGATCCCGCTTAACGCGCGTCCTATCATTGCCACACTCGAGGTCCTGTTCGGCCTACACACGACGACGGTCGCCGAGAGCTCCGGGCTCGTGGGCCGCTCCATGTACTTCCGTGGCGTCATGAAGATTGCCATTCGCGCGCTGACCATCTTCTGCTTCCTGGTAATATCGATTGTATTCCCGGCATTTGATAGCATTATGGCTTTTATGGGGAGTGCGTTGTGTTTCCAGATTTGCGTAAT TCTACCcgtcctcttccacctcaaGCTCTTCGGCAGCAGCATGTCGCGCAGAGAGAAGATTTTCAATTACTTCTTGCTTGCGGTATCCATCACGTTATCTACCGTTGGCACTGTTTGGGCTTTCCTACCAAAGAGTATTTTCGCTCCTGAATAA
- the leu-1 gene encoding 3-isopropylmalate dehydrogenase: MATHNIVVFGGDHCGPEVVLEAIKVLKAIETNSPSAGKFNLQNHLLGGASIDKHNDPLTDEALNAAKAADAVLLGAIGGPEWGTSSTVRPEQGLLKLRKELGTYGNLRPCNFASESLVDSSPLKAEVCRGTDFIVVRELTGGIYFGDRTEDDGSGYACDTEPYSRAEIVRIARLAGFLALAKNPPAKVWSLDKANVLATSRLWRKTVTDVISKEFPQLQLEHQLIDSAAMLLVKNPRALNGVVITSNLFGDIISDEASVIPGSIGLLPSASLGGIPDGKGKCNGIYEPIHGSAPDISGKGIVNPVGTILSVAMMLRYSLNLPKEADAVEAAVKAAIDNGTKTKDLGGNATTSDMGNAVVAELEKILKA, from the exons ATGGCTACTCATAACATTGTTGTGTTCGGTGGTGACCACTGCGGTCCCGAG GTTGTTctcgaggccatcaag GTCCTCAAGGCGATCGAGACCAACAGCCCTTCGGCTGGCAAGTTCAACCTCCAGAACCACCTCCTTGGCGGT GCCTCCATCGACAAGCACAATGACCCCCTCACCGATGAGGCCCTCAACGCCGCCAAGGCTGCCGATGCCGTCCTTCTCGGTGCCATTGGCGGTCCCGAATGGGGCACCTCTTCCACCGTCCGCCCCGAGCAAGGTCTCCTGAAGCTCCGCAAGGAGCTCGGCACCTATGGCAACCTTCGCCCTTGCAACTTTGCTTCCGAGTCCCTCGTCGACAGCTCTCCCCTCAAGGCCGAGGTCTGCCGCGGCACTGACTTCATTGTCGTCCGTGAGCTTACCGGTGGTATCTACTTTGGTGACCGCACCGAGGATGACGGCTCCGGCTACGCCTGCGATACCGAGCCCTACAGCCGCGCCGAGATCGTGCGCATCGCCAGACTCGCCGGCTTCCTCGCCCTGGCCAAGAACCCTCCCGCCAAGGTCTGGTCTCTGGACAAGGCCAACGTGCTCGCCACCAGCCGCCTCTGGCGCAAGACTGTGACCGACGTCATTAGCAAGGAGTTCCCCCAGCTTCAGCTCGAGCACCAGCTCATCGACAGCGCCGCCATGCTGCTCGTCAAGAACCCCCGTGCCCTCAACGGCGTCGTCATTACCAGCAACCTCTTTGGCGACATCATCTCGGACGAGGCCTCGGTCATCCCCGGCTCCATCGGCCTGCTCCCTTCCGCCAGCTTGGGCGGAATCCCCGACGGCAAGGGCAAGTGCAACGGCATTTACGAGCCCATCCACGGCTCCGCTCCCGATATTTCGGGTAAGGGCATCGTCAACCCCGTCGGTACCATTCTCTCCGTCGCCATGATGCTCCGCTACTCGCTCAACCTCCCCAAGGAGGCCGATGCCGTTGAGGCTGCTGTCAAGGCAGCCATTGACAACGGTACCAAGACCAAGGACCTTGGCGGCAACGCTACTACTTCGGATATGGGTAACGCTGTAGTTGCTGAGTTGGAGAAGATCCTTAAGGcttaa